Proteins encoded by one window of Girardinichthys multiradiatus isolate DD_20200921_A chromosome 14, DD_fGirMul_XY1, whole genome shotgun sequence:
- the cnga1b gene encoding cyclic nucleotide-gated channel rod photoreceptor subunit alpha gives MAKVAPLIPRHTPGLNPPTIVLQDMEEEPGDITKGVRSTQRAGPGALFNFNNSNNNEEEEEEEKKRKKKEKKEKKEKREKEKQEKRERKEQKQKEKEEKEKEKQKEKEKLEKEKRAKEEAAKEITVIDPAGNTYYHWLFIITIPVMYNWTLIIARACFEELQTDYLIMWFIVDFICDVIYVLDMVFRSRTGYLEQGLLVKDEQKLRERYTKTFQFKLDLVSMIPTDILYLILGTTFPEIRLNKLLRFNRMMEFFQRTETRTNYPNALRISNLVMYILIIIHWNACLYYSFSKAIGFGSDRFVYPDPSDPEFGRLVRKYAYSMYWSTLTLTTIGETPPPVENSEYFFVVTDFLVGVLIFATIVGNVGSMITNMNAARADFQARIDAIKQYMSFRKVTKDLEKRVIKWFDFLWTNKKAVDEREVLKYLPDKLRAEIAINVHLDTLKKVRIFADCEAGLLVELVLKLQPQVFSPGDYICKKGDIGREMYIIKEGKLAVVADDGVTQFVVLSEGSYFGEISILAIKGSKAGNRRTANIRSIGYSDLFCLSKDDLMEALTEYPDAKALLEEKGRQILMKDGLLDLELAAQGPDPKEIEVKVDRMMSNLDTLQTQYARLLAEHEATHSKLKHRVTRLEKKLAPTPREDLPGAAPPPPTPETTKEEEKK, from the exons ATGGCTAAAGTAGCACCACTGATCCCTCGCCATACACCGGGGTTAAATCCACCCACCATCGTGCTACAAGACATGGAGGAGGAGCCAGGTGACATCACAAAAGGGGTCAG AAGTACCCAAAGAGCTGGACCAGGAGCTCTGTTCAACTTCAATAACAGTAACAACaacgaggaagaggagga ggaggagaagaagaggaagaagaaagagaagaaagagaaaaaagagaagagaga gaaggaaaaacaagagaaaagggAGAGGAAGGAGCAGAAACAGAAGGAGAAAGAAGAGAAGGAAaaggagaaacagaaagaaaaagaaaagctagAAAAAGAGAAGAGGGCCAAGGAGGAAGC TGCCAAAGAGATCACAGTGATCGATCCGGCTGGGAACACCTACTACCACTGGCTCTTCATCATCACCATCCCTGTCATGTACAACTGGACCCTGATTATAGCCAG ggCGTGTTTTGAGGAGCTGCAGACCGACTATCTCATTATGTGGTTCATCGTGGACTTTATCTGTGATGTCATCTATGTTTTGGACATGGTTTTCAGAAGCAGGACAG GTTACCTGGAGCAGGGTTTGCTGGTGAAAGATGAGCAGAAACTACGTGAGCGCTACACGAAAACCTTCCAGTTCAAACTGGATCTGGTTTCCATGATTCCCACCGACATCCTGTACCTCATTCTTGGTACCACTTTCCCTGAGATCCGCCTCAACAAGCTGTTACGGTTCAACAG GATGATGGAGTTCTTCCAGCGGACTGAGACCAGAACAAATTACCCCAATGCTCTGCGTATCTCCAACCTTGTGATGTACATCCTCATCATCATCCACTGGAATGCCTGCCTCTACTACTCCTTCTCCAAGGCGATTG GTTTTGGTTCTGACAGGTTTGTGTATCCCGACCCGTCAGATCCAGAATTTGGTCGtctggtgaggaagtatgcctACAGTATGTACTGGTCCACGCTAACACTCACCACCATTGGAGAAACACCTCCACCTGTGGAGAACTCAGAGTACTTCTTCGTTGTGACGGACTTCCTG GTGGGTGTGTTGATTTTTGCCACCATCGTCGGTAATGTCGGCTCAATGATCACCAACATGAACGCTGCCAGAGCCGACTTCCAGGCCCGGATTGATGCCATCAAACAGTACATGAGCTTCCGAAAG GTAACTAAAGACCTGGAGAAGCGAGTGATTAAGTGGTTTGACTTCCTGTGGACCAACAAGAAAGCTGTAGATGAGAGGGAGGTTCTAAAGTACCTTCCGGACAAACTGAGAGCTGAGATAGCCATCAACGTGCACCTGGACACCCTGAAGAAG gtccgGATCTTCGCGGACTGCGAGGCTGGTCTGTTGGTGGAGTTGGTGCTGAAGCTGCAGCCGCAGGTCTTCAGTCCAGGAGACTACATCTGCAAGAAGGGTGATATTGGCAGAGAGATGTACATCATCAAGGAGGGAAAGCTGGCTGTGGTTGCTGATGATGGCGTCACGCAGTTTGTTGTTCTCAGTGAAGGAAGTTACTTCGGGGAGATCAGCATCCTGGCCATCAAAG GTAGTAAGGCAGGAAACAGGAGGACTGCTAACATCAGGAGCATCGGGTACTCGGACCTCTTCTGTCTTTCCAAAGATGACCTGATGGAGGCGCTGACAGAGTATCCTGATGCCAAAGCCCTGCTGGAGGAGAAGGGAAGGCAGATTCTGATGAAGGATGGACTGCTGGATCTGGAG CTGGCCGCACAGGGCCCAGACCCCAAGGAGATCGAGGTGAAGGTGGACCGGATGATGAGCAATCTGGACACACTGCAGACCCAGTACGCCCGGCTCCTGGCGGAGCACGAAGCCACTCACAGCAAGCTCAAACACAGAGTTACCCGACTGGAGAAGAAGCTGGCACCGACACCACGGGAAGACCTGCCTGGTGCTGCTCCGCCCCCTCCAACACCTGAGACcaccaaagaagaagaaaagaaataa